A stretch of the Aegilops tauschii subsp. strangulata cultivar AL8/78 chromosome 4, Aet v6.0, whole genome shotgun sequence genome encodes the following:
- the LOC109778749 gene encoding uncharacterized protein produces MTSLGRFISKLGERALIFFKLVKKNVPFEWIPEAEAAFEDLKRYLTSPPVMVAPTHPKVLLTLLIASRKLHHYFQGHPIKVILAYPLEKVLHSPNGVGRVAEWNIELQVFQLEFITTRVFKGAALADFGSGARVMFVSPTKDKLYYAVQLCFQRGEKVSNNTSEYEGLIASLRAAAGLGIKRLTIKGDSQLLANFSNKEYKPKDKHMEAYMEEEDDIAKRASRREPQRPDVFEERLHKPSAAPLAMGLALLREELPPAPTSGAPACGSTLGAHLLLALEPQAGCWIEEFKAYLLHDTLREKEEDTERVVRQCISEGQGCKLLADIHGEDRGHHSSSRTLVGKVFCSGFYWPTVLNDAAKLVQSGEACQFHA; encoded by the exons ATGACCTccttggggcgcttcatctccaagcttggCGAGCGCGCCCTCATTTTCTTCAAGCTGGTGAAGAAGAATGTCCCGTTCGAGTGGATCCCGGAAGCTGAGGCGGCCTTCGAAGACCTCAAGCGATACCTCACGAGCCCGCCTGTCATGGTGGCACCCACCCAC CCAAAAGTCCTACTCACGCTCCTCATCGCCTCTAGGAAGCTGCACCactatttccaaggtcatcccatcaagGTCATATTGGCATATCCCCTGGAGAAGGTGCTGCATAGCCCCAACGGCGTCGGGAGGGTTGcagaatggaacatcgagctgcaggtcTTCCAGCTGGAGTTCATCACGACAAGGGTCTTCAAGGGGGCGGCCCTGGCCGACTTT ggctcgggggctagaGTCATGTTCGTCTCACCGACCAAGGACAAGCTATACTatgccgtgcaactctgcttccagCGCGGCGAGAAGGTGTCCAACAACACCTCGGAGTACGAGGGCTTAATTGCTAGCCTTAGGGCCGCGGCTGGCCTAGGAATCAAGCGCCtgaccatcaagggcgactcccaACTCCTCgccaacttctccaacaaagagTACAAGCCGAAGGACAAGCACATGGAGGCTTACATGGAAGAG GaagacgacatcgccaagagggcatcCCGCCGCGAGCCTCAGAGGCCCGACGTCTTCGAGGAGAGGCTCCACAAGCCGTCAGCGGCCCCCCTGGCCATGGGCCTGGCATTGCTCAGGGAGGAGCTGCCGCCGGCCCCGACCtcaggagccccagcctgtggttCGACCTTAGGAGCTCATCTACTCTTGGCGCTAGAACCTCAGGCGGGCTGCTGGATTGAGGAGTTCAAGGCCTACCTACTCCACGACACCTTGCGAGAGAAGGAGGAGGACACGGAGCGCGTTGTCCGCCAG TGCATATCCGAAGGACAAGGGTGCAAGTTGCTGGCTGATATCCACGGCGAGGACCGCGGGCACCACTCCTCGTCGCGCACCCTCGTGGGAAAGGTGTTCTGCAGcggtttctactggccgacggtGCTCAACGACGCCGCCAAACTAGTGCAATCTGGCGAGGCTTGCCAATTTCATGCCTAG